agcacccaccagctGAGTCCCCTGGGGGCCCGGCTGGGCAGTAGGGTGaggggcagcagccagcccttttctggggggCAGGACCTCCCCGGGGGTAGCtgcgggggggtgtgtgtccaGGTCTCGGGCAGCACAAGTGGGCCCTGGGCACCTCTTTTTGGGGGCCTGCACAGTGTGATGCCAAGGAAGgtgcccagcacagctggggcagaggggctgggcgTGCACGGGGtgcccctggggctgggggtggtcTCCCCCGGCTGCAGGGCAGCACGGGGTGGGGGCAGGAGGAACTTGCAGGCAGCTGCAAGGCTGTgccgcagcagcacagccacccAGGCCCTGAATTATTGATGCTCCGGTGGCAGGAAACAGCAAAGCCATAAATCTGGCTGTGCCGGTGCTGACACCAGCATgagggggcaggagcagccctggctccctgcctcagtttccccagggATGAGAAAAACCCTCAGGGACTCATTGTCAGGATGCACCCCGTGTGctgggggggaggaggtgcagggacctcctccccactcccctTTCTGGACACTCAGAGTTGGGGAGAGATGCTCCTCATAGCTGGGTCCTTCCTGGCTTgtggggtgctggtggcaggCTCTGCACCTCCTCACCGTGAGACACCCCTGAAACTTTGGGGTGCTGGTGGCTGAACATCCCCCTACACTGGCacgagggagggaggaggcaggggccAGTGGGGTGTGAGTTTTGGGTGAGAACCCAGGGTAGGGTGGGCATCCAGGGTAGGGTGCCTTCCTGGATTTTGGTACACACATGGGTTATCGGGACAAGCTAAGGGGGGGCCCCAGGGCTTTCCCCCACCCTGGGGAGCAGGATCGATCCCTGCActcagctcccagctgctgcatgGGGCAGGGGATGAACCCTGGGCCGgcggggggggatggggggcagGATGGGCGCCCCCATGGGTCCCTGGCACTCCTGCTCACCGGGAGACGGCGTGCCAGGGTGACTGGTGCCCAGGGAGCCACCGGCGGCCATCTCCGAGCCCCGGTACGATGGGGCCGGTTCATTCGAGGTCCCGCGTTTCTAATCTGGTTTGGATGGATTTATTTTTGGGTCCTCGTAACCTAGCAATGGGCACGTGACGTGCGGGGCCTGCAGCAGGGACACGCGTCGCCCGCCTCACCCGCTGGCCACTCACCACCCTCCCCGCACTGGCCCCGGGGATCGGGCCCGCTAGGCCACACGtccctccctgggcacccaTGGGACGGGGTCCAGGGCTCTGCCAGGAGGACGTTTGCAGCCTGTGCAGGGTTTTGGGGGGTGCTGGTCCTTGGAAGCGATAGGGATCCCCCTTGTAAGCCAATGGCCATGccttggggaaactgaggcataagGCGTGGCGAAGGGGGGCACCGCCCCGATCCCAGTAGCCATGTTACTGAACTGGGAGCAAGGGAaggggtgctgggctgggggtgggcagagctggaggtgTCTGTGCCCCACCCCCGCGcggccccccccagccctgtgcatcCCCCGTCCACGTCCCCATCCCCACTCTGTGGCCCccgctgcagccctgccctgtcTCCCACCACTCCCCAACCCCAGGGTGCCTCCCATGCTGCCACCCTCCCATCCCCGATTCCCCCACTTTGCCTCCCCACCCCATGGCCCCCGAAGGgctccccctcccagccccccaccagctcccccccaatcccctccccaccccattGGGGGGCaactggggaaactgaggcccGAAGAAACACGCCGGCGGGAACCGGGGGTGACCCACCCTGCACCTCCCATCCCGCGGGGACTCCAGCCGGCCGCCCTCCCCCCATCCCCGCGGTCCTGCagcccccgccgggccggggggggccgtGCCAGGGGTGCCGCGGTGCTGGCGGGTGGCGCTTAGGACCCAGCAGCCGCCGGGTGCGGAGCATCCCTCGCCGCAGCGGCTCCGTTgccggcccggccccgagcatccccgcccgccccggacccccccgccggcccggggacccccccccccgccctcggCCCATCCCGCGGCCCCATGCAGCCCCCCAGGGTAGGTGCCGGGGCCGAGCCGCCCCACCGGGGCCATGCCCAAGGGCGGGGTGAGGGGGGGGAAGGATGCGGTCGGGAGGGGACCGGGGGACCCCCTccggggtgggaggggggacCCTAGCCGGCGGCATCGCCCCggggtgctggggatgggggaaagacgggcaggggagggggcacccTCTGCCTGCACTCCCTTCCATCAGCATCCCACCCAccagggctccccggggtgcaggggctggggatCCCCTCCGCGCCGGGGAAGCACTTATGGATGGGGGGCTCCGAGATGgcccccagccctccagccactCCCTAGGCTCCACTTTGCAGCCAGTGGCACCCattggggtgggtgggggtgcagCACCCATCCCCTGGCCGAGTTTGGGTTGGGGGGGATCACGCACGGCCCTTGAAGCACAAGGGGTGATCCCAGAGGTCTGGGGTGCCGGTGACCCCCCACTCACCCCTGTGGCCGCTTGTGGTCCCCAGGCTCTGGGTGAAGAATCCCACTGGGGTGTTTTGGGTTGAAAAATTGGAGTTTGGGGGCTTTAGCCCCAGAATTGCTCATCTTCTGAGGGAACAGACTTTTGGTACAGAAAGGGGTTTGGGTGTCATGGAGGGGGACGCAGGGGTGATGGGGGCTGTGGCTGGGGGTcacagctcagctgagaccCGCCCCCGGGCTCTCATGGGTCCCCCAGGATCGTGCCCTCCCCACTGATGGCTCTACCTTCCCTGCAGGTGCCTGGCGCTGCCCGGCAgcgaggagcagggagatgAGCGGGGCCAGGGGGCACCCTTGGGTGCTCTGAGTGCCACCGCCGCAGCAGCACCCGTCCCCGGACCGCAACCTGGGGCCAGCGGCGGGCGTAGGGCGGGCGAGGATGTGAGCTCCCGGCGATGCCCCGCAGCCCCATGCTGGCCGCCCCGAGGATGGGCGATGGGCGGGTGAGCGCCGGCGCGGCGGCACAGGATggagccctccctgcctgccccgtgGGCCTGGAACGGCTCTagggcggcgcgggggctccagccctccccGGGCCCCATGCCCCCCAACAGCACTGCCGACGGCAAACCCAAAGACGTGGCCTCCAAATCAGTGGGGCTCTTCTTCATGCTGCTCATCGACCTGACGGCCATCGTGGGCAACGCCGCCGTCATGACCGTCATCGTGAAGACGCCGGCGTTGCGCAAGTTCGTCTTCGTCTTCCACCTCTGCCTGGTGGACTTCTTGGCCGCCCTCACCCTGATGCCGCTGGAGATGCTTTCCGGCTCGGCCGTCTTTGACAGCCCGGTTTTCGGTGAGGCCATGTGCCGTGTTTACCTGTTCCTCAGCGTCTGCTTCATCAGCATGTGCATCCTCTCCATCTCCACCATCAACGTGGAGCGTTACTACTACGTGGTGCACCCCATGCGCTATGAGGTGAGGATGACGGTGGGGCTGGTAGCCTGCGTCCTCGTCGGTGTCTGGCTCAAAGCCGTGGCCACCTCCCTCgtccctgtgctgggctggTTGTCCCCCGACCGCCCGCCGGTGCCCGCCGGCCGCGGCTGCTCCTTGCAATGGAGCCGCAGTCCCTACTGCAAGTTCTTTGTGGTCTTCTTCGCCGCCTTCTacttcctcctgcccctcctcatCATCGTGGTGGTCTACTGCAGCATGTTCAAGGTGGCGCGGGTGGCCGCCATGCACCAtggccccctccccacctggATGGAGACGCCGCGGCGTCGCTCCGAGTCCCTCAGCAGCCGCTCCACCATGGTCACCACCTCGGGAGCCCCTCGTACCACCCCACAGAGGACGTTTGGGGGGGGCAAGGCGGCTGCCATCCTGCTGGCCGTCGGGGGCCAGTTCCTCTTCTGCTGGTTGCCCTACTTCTCCTTCCACCTCTACACCGCCCTGAGCACCCAGCCTTTGGTGGGGCCGGCAGCTGAGACTGTGGTCACTTGGCTCGGTTACTTCTGCTTTACCTCCAACCCTTTCTTCTACGGGTGCCTCAACCGGCAGATCCGGGGCGAGCTGGGACGGCTCCTCACTTGTTTCTTCAAGCAGCCGCCTGAGGAGGACCTGCGGCTGCCCAGCCGGGAGGGTTCCATCGAGGAGAACTTCCTCCAGTTCCTCCAGGGCACCGGTTGTCCCACcgagccccggccccgcacccccagccccaaacaGGACCAGCCCCCCATCGATTTTCGCATCCCGGGGCAGATCGATGAGGACACGGTCGAGGGGCCGGAGCGAcggggtggggatggggtcTACATGCCGGTGGTTGCCTCTCCCAAACCGGAGCTGTAGCGTtggtgggggtttgggggcaAACACGGCTGCGAGGGGAGAGCTGGTCTGAGTGTCTTGCTGGGGATGGCGGGGGGTCCGCGCTGCTGTCGGGGCTCCGGGGTCCCGCCACGCTCGCCGGGAAGGTTTGGGGACAGCGGGGTGGGATGGGGCGGGTTGGTGGGTGCAAAACTGGGGAAACTGTGTCGTGCCGGGAACAAGCATGGGAGCGGGGTGGGGGTCTTGGGTTGTGTGGACCTGGCATGGAGGGTCCCCCGTCGCCCCAGCCAAGCGATGGGGTGCACGGTGGCCCCGCTCCCCGGGTCCCCTGCACAGGGAATGCCCCGGGTCCCCTCCCTATCCCCGGGGAGCCTGGACCCCCCGGGGTGAACTACATCTCCCATCATGCCCCGCTGCACCGAGGCGGAAGCAGGGCAGTCCCCGCCTCAATCCCGTCACTCCCCGCTCTACCGAGGCGGAAGTTCCGCCTCCAACTCCCAGCATGCCGCTCTAGGACTGCACTTCCCATCGTGCCCCGCGGTGGCGGGGTGTGACCGGATATCCGGTTCCGCCTCAGGGAGCCGCCCGGGCCGAGGGAGGCGAGAGGCGCAGTCCCGCTCCCGTTCCCGCACCGGCTCCGCTCCGGTTCTCCTCCGGCTCTGCTCCGGGTCCCGGCGGCTGGGCCGCCCGCcggcctccccccgccgccgccatgggtTGTACATTGAGCGCCGAGGACAAGGCGGCGGTAGAACGGAGTAAAATGATCGACCGCAACCTGCGGGAGGACGGGGAGAAGGCGGCCAAGGAggtgaagctgctgctgctcggTGAGGAGGGGCCGGGGCGGTAAAATAGGTCACGGGAGGGTGTCGGGGCGGGGGAGGGTCTCCTGCCTCGGAGGGGGTGTGTGAGAACGCAGAGGTTGGGGTCTGTGCGCCGAGGAGGGGGTCTTGAGGGGCCACGGGGAGCTTTGGTGAGGGGGGTTCTGGGTCTCCCGGGCtcagggagggggtgggggagggctggggtgtCCCTACAGGGGCTTGGCGGGGGGCGACGGAGCTCTGcggagaggtggtgggaggGCTGGGACATTTGTGGGGTCTCTGGGGCATGGAGGGGGTGAAACAGCCCCTTGGGAAGGGGACTTGGGGCTTTCTGGGGCTCAGAGGGAAAGTAGGGGGGGGCGAGGGGGTcttggaggagaggaggggaatgAGGAGAGGGGTCCATAAGGTTAAAAGATCTTTAGAGGGCGAGTGATGGGGAAGGGAGCTGAAGGATCCCTGAGGGGTGTGAGGAAGATGAAGGGCAGGGACAGGGTCCTGACAGGAGGCTCGGGGGAGCTGTGGGGTGTGCACTGGGGTGTCCAAGGTGGGTCTGGGACAAGGCCACTGAAAGtagcagctctgcctttgcGTTGCTGGGGAGGGCTTGGCTCTCCATGTGGTCCCCAGATCTTGTCCCCTCACCCCACCTTGGGTCCCCGATCCCCTCTCCAGGGTgaggggggaggaggtggcCTGTCCTGCCCTCACAGGGGGTGAGGGGAGTGTGCTGCTGTCTTGGGCTGGGCTTTTTCCTCCCCGGCTGCTGCCTGATGAAGTAACTCCTGTTTCTAGCCTGGATGTTACCAGTGCTCCCCACTGGCTGCTCTGGGGGGACAGTTCTTCCCCAGTGGCTTTGGGCTGGGGCTTTGGGAGCAGAAGGTGCTCATTGGGCTGGCATAGGCGTCCTTTTATCTTGGGGTTTATGGGacaggggagaagggggaagcgCTCGTGCTCTTGGTTGGATACAGAGAGTATATCCTTGAGACTTAGCTGTTAAGCTTTTTGCTTGGGACTGGGTAGTGGGATTAAATCCTTTTATCAGGTAGCCAGGTGAAAAAGGCCCCATGGCATCCCTCTTTCTTGGACTAGAAGTGCCCACATTGGTGTGTGAGCTCCCTTGGCAGGGGTACAGTAATCCTGCTGGGTTCTCTGTGCCTCACGCTCATAGATCCTCTGATAGGATCTGACTTTGCGCGGAAGATGATTTCAGTTCAGCATACTCTTCTGTAGCTGAGCTGGTTCTGCAGAGCTTGCAGGAGTATGAAACTAGCATCGTTGTCGGTGCTGCCCCGGTGCAGTCTCTGTATGTACAGACAGCCGAGAAAGGAAGTGTcacttctctgtgtttttattttttccagctaaaaTGCATTCATGGGCTTTGAGAAGAGCTGAATGAAACATTTGTCTTTAGCAGAACGACAGGTTCTCCTCAGCAGAGAACTTTTACTGTAGTTGGTCCACATTTTGGTAGCTGTGTTTAGAAGTTCTTGTGGGTGATAACCAACTTGAGTGCAGAGGAGGCGAAAGCTGCCCCTCTCTAAAGTCTGCCGGAGACAGACTGACTCCATTTCTTTGCAGCGTCGTGCGAGCTCAGGCCAGGCAGCGCGGTGCGGGGCGGTAGGTGGACCATCTGGTCATGTAGGTCTTCCTCCTCTAACgtctgggttgggttttttttgttacgCTGACGTTTTCCATCTTGGGGGAGACAGATTGAGCTCGTGAGGACCAGAACAACAGTCTTGAGCGTCTCCTGTTAGAAAGGGATGTGTTAATGAACAGTTCTGCTTTCCAAGTGATCCTTGTCCTaagaatgcctttttttttccccccatttagCCTGCTTTTACTTGTACCCTTGTGAGAGGTTCTTTGAGGTTTATGATCTTATGCTTGTGTAGAAAACCTGGCTGTGTGTCAAGATAATCCTTTATTCTCTGGGGGTTTGTTTAGGTGTTAGTAAGCAACACTTGCAAATTCTCTGGGTAGAATAATTCTCCCTTCGTATTTTTgcatgtagggtttttttttttgtggtatcATGTTCTTTGTGGCAATATTGAGAGGCCACCGAGGGCTTCGGGACAAGACTCTGTGACCTCGTCAGCAAGTGACAGAGTCGAGGGAATATCCAGAAGGTTGTACAATAATTGGTTTCAAAGCACTAGAGACCTGGTGAGGCTTTTAAAAGTAccggcagcagctgcctcttgGACTTCTGTTGACTTTGGATGGCAGCAAAATACCTGATTGCTGTGCTTCTGAGCATGTCTTCAGGTGAGGGCTTGTGCACATTGTTACTCCAGAGGAGCTCTTCTGGAATAATTAGACTTGCACACCGTGTGATGCTGGAGGAGTGATCTGTATCtaccctcatttaaaaaaaaaatccctctcttGGGTCAGGTTTGCACCTGGCCATAACCAGCAATCTCTCTCAAACGTCAGTTttctaagttttaaaaatgagtgTAACGATTCCTGGGGGTCAAAGGGAACGCCGAAACGTGCTCTCTCCGCGTGCAGCCCTGTTCACGGGCAGGTAAAGCAGAACAGTTAAttgccaggagaaaaaaatatctgcagtggGAACAAACATCCTTTCGGCACGGCATCAAGAAGCTGATGGAAAAGTTCATGAGGTTTTTTCCATTGTTTgagcaagctttttttttaatagcatagTATTAAAATGTCTAAGGTATGTAGTGTCTCGTATCATTAACTGGTTGTAAGAGATCATGCGGTGGTTTATGTAACTGGAGCAAGCCTCTTGCAGCACTGCTGATGCAGTGAAGTTtagaagaaatgtatttctttatcTGTAAAGTTTGGAATCCGTAcgttcttccccagctctgttaAAATAACTGCCCTAGTTTGGGCTTCGCAGAATTATGTAGGTTAAGAAAAGGCTCGTGCTTGTACGAAGGGCAGTTGttctttcccagctctgctgttaaCCACGCCTGGGTGTTAGGAGAGCTTGGTGAGTTAGTGACGGGCCCAAAATCAGGAGGTTTTTGGTGCATTTGACTTCTTCCCCTCTTCCACAAGCGTCATCGCTTCTTGGGCAGAGGAGGCAGGTGAGCGGAGTTCAGCTGTGCACTCCCTTCCTCCAGGAGCTTCTCTGGTGCGGTTCGTGCAGTGCCGTGCATCCAGGAGGTGGTTCGGATGCTGGCGGAGGTGGTCTCGGTACCTTCGTAACTGTGGAGTTGTTGGGGTGAAGGTAATCCTGGAGCTGTCTGTCTGGTGGCTTCTCTGCAGGGATTTCAGGTCACTTCATAATATTTCCCTTTCACAATTTTGCACGTTGAGCAACTCCTaagcttttgggtttgttttttttttaataaaacaaaagtaaacCTGAGCATTGAATAGTGACTGACCCGAGGTCATGCCAACCCCTGCCCGTATGATGTAATGTTGTTTCGTGCGCAAATGCCATCAGCAGCCCCGCTTGAGCCGGCGCTGGGCATGGTTTGAACGACTGCACGCACCAGCAGCAGGTAAATGCTTTCTGCGACTAAAGCCAGCGCTCCTGGGAGGCTGGGAACAGCCCTGGAGCCCTCGCTCAAATCCCCGCGCTAAACACTGCCTCTTTTTTCTTCGTTCGCCTCCAGGAAAACGCCACTCTGCAGGCGCAGACACGCGATTCTGCTGACGTAGAAACCTGTGGGATTTTTCCAGTTGGGATGAGCAGCCAAAATGGAGGAGGGTTCAGGAACCCTTCCTGGTTAGTTCAGGTGCTAGCCTGTGTCCTCGGCTCCGCTCTCCGGTGCCTTTCAGGTGGTCTGGCATGTCGTGTCGGGCTGTGTCTTGGGTTTTGTGTGACACTGAGTGACAAAGCCCGTTGCTGGATGCACAAAGTTGTCCCGTAGCCAAATCCAGCCACTTTCGCTTCTCTGCCTGGACCGGCCTGTGTAAATGGCATTTTTGTGGCTCCGGCTGTGCGAGCGCAGCCAGCCTTGAACTCTTTGTGCCTAAAACGCACCGTTATTCAGCCTGTTACAATTTTCCTGGGTTTAGATGCTCTGAGTAATTATGTTGAAGTGGTCCTGCTAAttcatgcaaaaataattaaaagcatgGGTTTGTCTGAAATAGCCTCCATCTACATAACTAACTGAGCAAACTGtgagctctgctgctcctggaggcctcagctttctgctgagactgatttttttccaaccttttttcccctcaaattcACCAAAGCTTCCTCAGCACTGGTGGTTAACGAGATTTAGTTATGTTTTGGTAAAACATAGAGAACAACCTTCTAGGGATCAGGGCAAAGCTGTCGCTGCTATTTATTGTATTGTTAACTAGAAATAGCTTTCCTAGTTAACACAGCAGCTTTGTTGTGGGTCCTGATTTCAGAGGGACCACTGGGCTGTCAGACCTGGCTGCTCCTTGGCTCTAGAGCTGCTTAATGGCCTTTGAAGCTCTGAGATTGAGCATAGGTTGCCAGCTCGGGTCTCCTGGCCCTGCAGTGGTGGCTGCTGCTCTCAGCATcctccccagctggggctgctggagcaggcacagggATCCTGTCTGGGGGGCCTGCAGGGAGCTGTCGTCCTCTCTGATCTTTGGGCTACCTGGAGGTTTCCTCCCGCGAGGTTTTTGAGGTACACAGGGTGAATCTTGTGACTTGTGGCCACGAGAAGATTTTTGTCACACATGCAGCAGTTGGGCTTGGCCCTGAGTTGTGTTTTCAtatgacaaaaattaaatttctcaaTTCAGTTAGCTTGAAGAGGCAACCGGTGGGAGTTGTGACGAGGTCAGGTCAGAGCCTGACTCCCGGCTCGGGTTCTGAGGGTGCTCTTGATGTCTGAGACGTCCCGATCTTTGCACAGAAGTGCCACAGCCATCTGGTGACCGCTTCCCAGCTGAGAATGCTTGAAGCAGTTTGATAATGGGTCAGATCTTCCCTCCGAAGACACGGCGCTTCTTGGCTGTGCTCTGACATTCTTGGAGGACCCGATGTGCGTGTCATCTCCTGAGATGGAGGTCGTGCCTTGGTGCTGGTATTTCCCTGTCTTCAGATGTTGGAGCTGCAGCTTGCAGCCGGGTTTTCCCCCCTGAGGATCTGATGCAGGATCTCTGCGTACCTTCTACTTGGTCTTCAGTTCTGCCCTTCGCCCGCCAAAACCAGATGCAGGGCAGGCAGTTTCTTATCTGCAAAACAATCGTTCTTCAGAGTGACTTAACCTCACTAGTTTTTTTTGAGGAGTCAGCTGCGATTTAATCAGGGCAACtgcagcttggagaagagacgGTCTTGCCACGCTGGATGCTGCTGTGTAGGTGCAAACTTCTGTTTTTTGCATGATGTCACATCCGATGTCATTAGCCAGCTGTGGGATGGGATGACTTCTGTCTGGCTGACGCCAGGGTTGTGTGTACGTCACATGCTTGTgtgaagacagacagacaaacgTGTTTGGGCCCGGACTGGGAGCCGAGGACAGACAATTTATAACACACAGCTCAGCTACAGATGGGGTGACTGGCTGGGGAATGGGGATTTCATCCTATGCTCCAAGAGCCCTCTGGACATAGTTCaacttttatttaattctgAGGCAGAGCattgaaataacttttcttgGAAGAGGAGGGTGTGCTGTGAAGAGGAATTTTTTAATTAGAGCCCAGCTTTCTTAAGTTCTGAGCAACTATAGCTGTAAAGGTGCAATGCTCCTCACTTCAGATGTGTAAGACGCTTGCTCCTCGTGCAAGCGGGATCGAACAGCGATCTCTTAGTGACTTAAACCTCTGAAATGACCAACGgatgcagattatttttctggtgTGCTCTTCTTAAACCAGGAGGCTCGGCTCGGGTGGGAGCTCGCCTCCATGCTATCACCTTTTGTTCCCCTGTGGGTACCAGTGACGGTGGCCACCCGATGCCTGTCtcttatttcatgttttctcaGTTGGTGTTTGGTAACTTCTCTGCCTCATTTAACCTTCTCTCGTTACCAGGGTGGCACTGGCCGGggtatctttaaaaacaaacagcaagcGGGATCTGAATTCTGGGGCGAGCGGAGGCGCTGGCGGAACTCGGCCTCCTGTAGTTTTGTGTTTTAGGGCCTCCGTTCACTGCAAGCTCCCTCGTGTTTGAGGAATGAGCTTTTCCCTCAGTGGGGGAGCTGACAGTCTGTTCCCTGCCCGGCTGCTTATTTTGATAAGTGTTTTTAACAG
The sequence above is a segment of the Phalacrocorax aristotelis chromosome 21, bGulAri2.1, whole genome shotgun sequence genome. Coding sequences within it:
- the GPR61 gene encoding G-protein coupled receptor 61 → MEPSLPAPWAWNGSRAARGLQPSPGPMPPNSTADGKPKDVASKSVGLFFMLLIDLTAIVGNAAVMTVIVKTPALRKFVFVFHLCLVDFLAALTLMPLEMLSGSAVFDSPVFGEAMCRVYLFLSVCFISMCILSISTINVERYYYVVHPMRYEVRMTVGLVACVLVGVWLKAVATSLVPVLGWLSPDRPPVPAGRGCSLQWSRSPYCKFFVVFFAAFYFLLPLLIIVVVYCSMFKVARVAAMHHGPLPTWMETPRRRSESLSSRSTMVTTSGAPRTTPQRTFGGGKAAAILLAVGGQFLFCWLPYFSFHLYTALSTQPLVGPAAETVVTWLGYFCFTSNPFFYGCLNRQIRGELGRLLTCFFKQPPEEDLRLPSREGSIEENFLQFLQGTGCPTEPRPRTPSPKQDQPPIDFRIPGQIDEDTVEGPERRGGDGVYMPVVASPKPEL